In Macaca thibetana thibetana isolate TM-01 chromosome 8, ASM2454274v1, whole genome shotgun sequence, one DNA window encodes the following:
- the CTSB gene encoding cathepsin B isoform X2 → MPGAGPLSIPCRMSWAFGAVEAISDRICIHTNAHVSVEVSAEDLLTCCGIMCGDGCNGGYPAGAWNFWTRKGLVSGGLYDSHVGCRPYSIPPCEHHVNGSRPPCTGEGDTPKCSKICEPGYSPTYKQDKHYGYNSYSVSNSEKDIMAEIYKNGPVEGAFSVYSDFLLYKSGVYQHVTGEMMGGHAIRILGWGVENGTPYWLVANSWNTDWGDNGFFKILRGQDHCGIESEVVAGIPRTDQYWEKI, encoded by the exons GCCTTTGGGGCTGTGGAAGCCATCTCTGACCGGATCTGCATCCACACCAATGCGCACGTCAGCGTGGAGGTGTCGGCGGAGGACCTGCTCACCTGCTGTGGCATCATGTGTGGAGACGG CTGTAATGGCGGCTATCCTGCTGGAGCTTGGAACTTCTGGACAAGAAAAGGCCTGGTTTCTGGTGGCCTCTATGACTCCCATGTAG GGTGCAGACCGTACTCCATCCCTCCCTGTGAGCACCACGTCAACGGCTCCCGGCCCCCGTGCACGGGCGAGGGTGATACCCCCAAGTGTAGCAAGATCTGCGAGCCTGGCTACAGCCCAACCTACAAACAGGACAAGCACTACG GATACAATTCCTACAGTGTCTCCAATAGCGAGAAGGACATCATGGCCGAGATCTACAAGAACGGCCCCGTGGAGGGAGCTTTCTCTGTGTATTCGGACTTCCTGCTGTATAAGTCAG GTGTGTACCAACACGTCACCGGAGAGATGATGGGCGGCCATGCCATCCGCATCCTGGGCTGGGGAGTGGAGAACGGCACACCATACTGGCTGGTTGCCAACTCCTGGAACACTGACTGGGGTGACAATG GCTTCTTTAAAATCCTCAGAGGACAGGATCACTGTGGAATCGAATCAGAAGTGGTGGCTGGAATTCCACGCACCGATCAGTACTGGGAAAAGATCTAA